In the Gossypium arboreum isolate Shixiya-1 chromosome 10, ASM2569848v2, whole genome shotgun sequence genome, one interval contains:
- the LOC108455356 gene encoding uncharacterized protein LOC108455356 yields the protein MAANTNTLSLRSVLENDKLNGLNFLDWFRNLRIVLKQERKLYVNEQPLPNEPPANASRADRDVYKKHLNDMVDVRCLMLATMNPELQKQHEDMVAYDMIDHLKELYQGQARQKRFDISKALFQCKMAEGSPVGPHVLKMIRYIESLFKLGFPLSQELATDVILQSLPDSYSQFVLNFNMNEIDKTLPQLLSMLRTVEGNMKRVRPKPILMVRNNKGKGKAKVQKKPKGKGRPNSGKGKAALKPKSGVSKEGNCFHYGVTGHWKRNYPVYLEEIKKAKASGTSASGTTKE from the exons ATGGCTGCAAACACTAATACACTCTCATTGCGATCGGTTCTTGAGAATGACAAATTGAATGGTTTGAACTTTCTTGACTGGTTCCGTAACTTGAGGATTGTCCTCAAACAAGAACGGAAATTATATGTCAATGAACAACCACTTCCTAATGAACCACCCGCTAATGCCTCGAGGGCTGATAGAGATGTTTACAAGAAACATCTCAATGACATGGTAGATGTTAGATGTCTTATGCTTGCTACTATGAATCCTGAGCTTCAAAAGCAACATGAGGACATGGTTGCTTATGATATGATCGATCACCTAAAAGAACTTTATCAGGGGCAAGCACGGCAAAAGAGGTTTGATATCTCTAAGGCCCTATTCCAATGTAAGATGGCTGAAGGAAGCCCAGTAGGACCTCATGTCCTTAAGATGATTCGATATATTGAAAGCTTGTTTAAGCTTGGGTTTCCATTGAGCCAAGAGTTGGCCACTGATGTTATTCTACAATCGTTGCCGGATAGCTATAGCCAGTTTGTCCTCAAtttcaatatgaatgaaattgacaagactCTGCCACAGTTGCTCAGTATGTTGCGAACTGTTGAAGGCAACATGAAAAGGGTTAGACCCAAGCCCATACTGATGGTCCGTAACAACAAGGGCAAGGGAAAGGCCAAAGTTCAGAAAAAGCCCAAGGGCAAAGGTAGGCCCAATTCTGGAAAAGGAAAGGCTGCACTGAAACCTAAAAGTGGGGTGTCTAAGGAAGGAAACTGTTTTCATTATGGTGTGACTGGACATTGGAAGCGGAACTACCCTGTCTATCTTGAGGAAATCAAGAAGGCCAAGGCAAGCGGAACATCTGCTTcag GGACTACAAAGGAGTAG